In the genome of Pseudobacteriovorax antillogorgiicola, the window TGCTGAGAATATTGACCCGAGAAGCGAATTCTAGTGAGAAGGTTAGGAATATCGGTGGAGTCTTGCTTATAGTAAAGTTGATCGAGCTCAGAGCCAAGGTTCAAAGCAGCATTAGAATAGCTCATCACCTTTTCCACCATAGCATCGTAGCTAAAAACGATCATCTCAGTGGTTACTTCAGGGACGAGAATGATTCTGACCACACCACGCCCAATTTCTTTCTGAGTAAATTTGAGATGAAAATGCCTGGCTTGCCCCTCATCTACGGCAGCCCAATCGTGAACCAAACCAGCAGGTTTAAACTGAAAAATAGCGTCGCCCACCTCCATCATACTGGAAATAAAACTCACCTTGTAGTTTGCCATGGCAAGCGCTTTGCGTATGAAATTTTTGTTCTGATTGTCGTTGCTGATCGCAAGAACGTTCCGACGACTGATTTCCAGTTCCATGAGATCCACCATCTGCCAGGGCCATCCCCTTTATTCTAAGGTATTTTCAAGGGATTAAAAAGAGTCCTAGCTGCGAACTCAAGGAATTAAAACTGTTCTTAACGCTTTGCTCTAGCTACCGCTTCCCTAGATCCAGCTGAATAAGTCATGGACCTGATTGAACTGATGCATTATTTTTAAGATATAGCCATTTCTTAAAATTCTGTGATATGCTGGTCTCGTTGGCCTAGCGCCAAGGAAGACGGTCACACACCTGTCATTTTTGAAGTGTGTTTTCGTGACCGGAAACAAATGGAGATTCCTCCACAACCACCTAGGGAGGCAAGATGTACGATTTACTGTCAAACCGCGACAAAATGAATCTCTTCGAGAAGAAGCTTCAGCTTTTTGCTAAAGAAGTTGAGATCTTATGTGCCCTTGAATCGGGAGGTAAACTGGAGCCGAGGGAAGCCTACTCTAAGATCAAAACCAGCTGGAAAAAGCTCAAGGTGATGAAGAAGGACCTACTACCAAAGATAGAAAATATGCCCGTGGAAAGTTCTGAAGTGATTGAAAATCCTCAGTCTCCAGTTTAGAGCGGTTCCGAAAACCTCCACTTATGGTTGCTCTGTGGCAGTTCAATAATGCTAAAGGCTAAGGGGCTTTGCCCCCGCTTAGGAATCAGATATATTGATTTTTCCTCACAATGTGTGCTTAATGGCCCGCGGCAGAACTTCAATCGAATTCAGTCGCGGGCGCATCGAATGGCCAGCCTTAACCACAAGAAAATTCTGTGATAGATTGAAGATGGCAGCGACATACCATATTTACATATTGGATCTATGAATCATGAAAAGCGTGTTTGTAGCGATCTTATCCATTCCCCTCATCTATTTGGCTTTAGAGCTACCCAAATATCTGAACATTCCGAAAACTAGTGAACTACCAAGCCTGGTAAACCTACCGGCACAGCTAGAATCTAAACATATTCAGGTTCATCACAGCCAAGATAAACTTTTCATTTGGTGGATAGAAAATAGTACTTTGAAGTTCAGTCGCCTGGATGATGGCATCTGGCAACAACCGGTAGCTATACCAAGCAGCTCTGGGCTACAAATCAACTGGCTTGATCAGCCTCATTTCACTTATTTTGCTGGTAGCTACTATGGAGTTTTTCTAAGCGGTAAGGCCAAGCAGCGTCGGTTTCAGTTCGTAACTTCGAGGGACGGCCAAGAGTGGCACGAGCTAGGCTGGAAAACGAACCACAGCACCCACGGTGAATTGGGCTTTGCTAAGCTAGCCTCCCACAAGGGTGAACTGATAGTACTCTGGCTGGAGGGTGGCGAGAATCAGACTCAACTTGTAGCCAGCAACTTAAAGGATCAAAAGAAAATTGTCTTGGACCGACGGGTCTGTGATTGCTGCCCTCTTGGGATTTACACCGAAAATGACGGTAATCTCATCATTGCCTATCGGGATCGTGGCAAAGATGAAAATCGAACCATAACAGTGGCCGCTTTAGGAAGTAACTATGAGTTAGAAAGGTTTCCAATAGAGCAACCGAAATGGATTACCGAATCTTGCCCGATGAATGGCCCCGCGTTAAGCCGGGTTGGTAAACACCTGGGCCTAGCTTGGTATACAGAAGTGAATGGGTCTCCCTCGATCTTGCTTGCTTGGAAAAAGGATGGAGGACCGTTTGAAACCTACGGACCTATTGAAACCCTTGATTCCCAAAGAGGGCGTCTGGGCCTAGCACCCTTGAACGATGAGTTCGGCCTCCTCACGTGGGTCGGTCCCAATGAGATGGGCAAAGGGCGGATTTGGTCTAAGCCCATATCAGTAGCAGGGCAAGAAGGGCCGCTATTCGAGCTGGCAGCAATCAACTTAAGCCACAAATCAGGCATCCCCCAACTTGTTAGCTTTAAAGATGAGCTGTACTTAGCTTGGACATCTCTGGGACGAAAAATGGTTATGATGCGCCGTTTCGTTCCAGGTTTCTTCAAGTACAACCCTGATGTCATTGCTCCCCCAGAATCACCACCCTCACGGCTCCAATATGAAAACCTGAGCTTCACCGACCTTGATGGCAAGCGCCGTGAATTAGGAAAGGGACAGCAAACACTCCTTGTTTTTTGGGCAT includes:
- a CDS encoding TlpA family protein disulfide reductase — its product is MKSVFVAILSIPLIYLALELPKYLNIPKTSELPSLVNLPAQLESKHIQVHHSQDKLFIWWIENSTLKFSRLDDGIWQQPVAIPSSSGLQINWLDQPHFTYFAGSYYGVFLSGKAKQRRFQFVTSRDGQEWHELGWKTNHSTHGELGFAKLASHKGELIVLWLEGGENQTQLVASNLKDQKKIVLDRRVCDCCPLGIYTENDGNLIIAYRDRGKDENRTITVAALGSNYELERFPIEQPKWITESCPMNGPALSRVGKHLGLAWYTEVNGSPSILLAWKKDGGPFETYGPIETLDSQRGRLGLAPLNDEFGLLTWVGPNEMGKGRIWSKPISVAGQEGPLFELAAINLSHKSGIPQLVSFKDELYLAWTSLGRKMVMMRRFVPGFFKYNPDVIAPPESPPSRLQYENLSFTDLDGKRRELGKGQQTLLVFWASWCKPCLDEIPTLNEYVESRPKLNLLSINLDDMTPEELQSTVAKLGIRYPVIADDKNELQAYFNVQSLPTAIMLDQASHEMWRIVGKNESALQRKMDRPQLGTF